CACTCCATCATCCAATGAGATTGTTATTACGCCGAAGCTAATATCAAACGGAATTTCTTTGGAAACGGAAGCTGGAACTAGAATTTTTGGCGATGATCATGCTACACTACACGAGTTTGGTCATGCTATAGTAAATACAATAATGACAGAGTTTAATGGAGAGTTTAATGGTATTAAGTTTGATGCAATGACTAAGCAGCAAAGAAGCGATTGGGCAATTCAATTTACAAATACTTTGTTACAATCTTTACAGAGTCCATTGGAAACAGGTGTTGGACAGCATGGTAAAACGCGAAGTCATAAAAGTAATAATAATGAAGTTCTACCGCTGATAAAGTAAGATGCATGAGACATATATTTATTATTTTACTCATCTATACCATTACAATGAGCAGTAAAATATTTGCTCAGGATAATGAAGAGATTGTTATTAAATCCTTGTTGTACTTTAACGAAAAATTATCGCTACATCTAGAATTAATGGGGAAACCTATATTAATATCTTACAACAATAACGAATATATATTTAATATGTTTGTGAATCAAAAGGAATTGCAACCACTGGAGAAGTTACAATTCAAGTATACCCTGAAAAAGGTAGAGAGTAGTAAGTATGAGTTTGCATTAAATGTTGTGTCCGTATACAATGGCACATTTAGAGTGAATGAAGATGATTCAAAAAAACTAATTCGAAGTGTATCATATGTTGAAAGTCTAAAATAAGGGACTATCAGATTAGAAATAAATTTATTTATATTTCCCCAAAAATCTAGCTAAGAGAGCAAACTTTTCTAATTCGTACATCATTCGAAGCAACATTTTTTGAAATGCGCTATATATATGATGGAAGCCATTTCAAATATCCTTTAGCAATAGGGCCTCCATTACCACTACGATGCAGGCACGAACCGGCTGAACCACGTCACAGACGGGGTGAATTCGGCCAATTATGCCGAAGACCTTGATTCTCAATCGCCGAATAACTATACTTACGATGGCAACGGCAACCTGATCGGGGATGTCACGGAGGGTTTGACGATGTATTGGAACAATTACGGCAAGCTGGATTCGTTGAAGAACACGAACAAATCAATCGCCATGAAGTTCCGCTACGACCCGATGGGCAACCGGATCGAGAAACGATTGTACCACCTGGACGGCAGCGGATCGGTTATCCGGCAGAGTGCAACGCATTACGTGCGGGACGCGCAGGGAAATCCGTTGGCGGTATATAATCTCTTGGGCGGGGATACCCTGGTGGTGAATGAGTTCAATCTCTATGGAAGCAACCGGTTGGGTATGCTTACGACTGCTGATACGCTAGTATGTGCAACCTGCACCACCGCGACGGCTCCATCTGTCTACCTGAGTCCTGTGGGAAATAAACGCTATGAGCTGAGCAATCACCTCGGTAACGTCATGACAGTCATCAGTGACAAGCCGGTTCCGAGCGATACGACCAGTGATGGATTGTGGGATTATTTTAATGCTTCCATGGTTTCTGCGACTGATTATTATCCCTTCGGGATGGGGCAACCCGGAAGGTCGTTTTCTAGTGCAGATTATCGGTTTGGTTTTAACAGTCAGGAGAAGGTGGGTGAAATAGCAGGTAGCGGTAATCACAACACCGCTTTATTTTGGGAATATGACACGCGATTAATACGAAGATGGAATATTGACCCTGTGGTAAAGTCATGGGAAAGTGGCTACGCAGTTTTTGCAAACAATCCTATTTCTTTTGTTGATCCTTTCGGAAGCGATTCAGCATACTTCTTAGACCAACAAGGAAATCCCGATAATAAGAGGGTTTATACAGCGGATGTGTATATTGTTAAAGACGGCAACGTAGTTGGTCACTACTCAGGGAGCACTTTTCCTAACGACGCTTCTAGGCATAACACTGTTCAGTCAGGAGAATATAATTACAATAATAAAGCCGGACATAAGGGCGGCACAAAGAAAGGGTTAAATATTGTCAATGAAAGAGGAGTTCGTGAAGCTCCTGGCACTGACCCTAATGGGAATGATATTACAATGATCTATGTAAATATTCATTCTGGTGTTCCACCAGAAGATGACCCCGCTGGACTAAATAGACAAAATAGAGGATCAGAAGGTTGTCCAACAATTCACCCCTCCGATGCGGAAGCTTTTTTTGGCAATTTTAATTGGACAAATACTAATCAAACAACAGGAAATAGTACCGGGACGGTGATTATAATGCGAAATCCTTCGTCGCAAGAAAATTTAAAACAGGTACTTGAAACGAAGCTATTATTGTATAGACAAAGTTTACCAACTAATGAAGGATCTGAAATTAAGCTTGATAACCAGCAGCGTAATACTTTATCGATATGGCAAACAAAATAGATCATGTTTTTGCATTTTCTGCAATCCTAATACTATTAAATCCAATCAAATCATTTTCTAAAATAGATAGCTGCGATATCAATTTATTGATTGAAAAACAAATAATATATTTAACTAATGCCCCTAAATCAAATTACGATTCCTTGATATATTTAATGAGAATAAACACTATTGATAAAGTAAGGGAATGTTATTTTCCTAAAAATGATTTTCAGCAGAACTTATTATTCCATCTTATTGACTCCTGCTATGAAAGAAGTAAATCAGATATTAATAGTTTAAGCTTCTTGATTAGTCTGTATTTGAGCGAAATGTACAACATTGAACTTAGAGAATATGTAGCAAGCATTATTCCATATGCAGTTATTAATAACCCGCTTAATTACGTATTACTTTATAATCGTTTAAAATATGATGAAAGGCAAATTATTAATGGAACATTTGTGTACTTAAAAAAAGAATCCGATATTAAATATTTAATTGATCGTTTAGATTCAATAATATTAGATGTTAATATATTAAGAGAGAAGATAATATTAGAGATAAATAAGTGATGTTATGTTGTATCCCTCCCCTAATTCGGACTGCATTCGAAGTTACATTTTTAGTTAATGTGCTGTAGATCGGAAGTATTCCGGTATGGAAATCTCCGAGTTGAAGCGACTCAAGGAAATGGAGCAGGAGCTGGCCCAGTTTAAACGAATTGTGGCGGATCTGACCCTGCAGAACCGGGTATTAAAGGATGCGATCGAAAAAAAGCTCTGAGGCCTGCACAGAAGCGGGAGCTGGTGGATTATGCCAGGTCCAGATACAAGGATCTGAGTCTGCGGCAGGCCTGTCGCATCTTCAATATCAGCAGTTCGGTCTACTGCTATCATCCGCTCAAACGCGCGGATGATAGTGCGGTTTATGATCGCCTGGTCGGTATGGCAGAAAAGTGGCCTACCTGGGGGTTTTGGAAGCTGAACCACCGGCTAAGGCTGGAGGGTAGTAAACTGAATCATAAGCGTGTTTATCGGCTCTACAAGGAAGCCCGGTTACACCTGCGTCGCAGAACCCACAAACGTGTTCCGGCCCGTATCAAACAGCCCTTGCTTCAGCCATTGGTCCCTAATCTGAACTGGAGCATGGACTTCATGCGCGATACGCTCTGGATCGGAAAACCCTTCCGGACGTTCAACATCATCGATGACTTCAACCGGGAGGCCCTTAACATCACCATATCCAAAAGCATTACCAGTGAACGGGTCGTAAAGGAGCTGACAGAACTGACCCAGTGGCGGGGCCTGCCGTCTTCCATACGCGTGGACAACGGCCCGGAGTTCATTGCACAGGCGCTGAAGGAATGGTGCGAGCATCCTTCCAGGAATATCGAGCTGATCTTCATTGAAAAGGGAAAGCCGAGCCAGAACGGATACATTGAACGGTTGAACAAAACCTTCCGGGAAGATATCTTGGACTCCTACCAGTTCGAAGAAGTCTCTCAGGCTCAGGCGTTCGCCTATGAATGGATGTGGATGTACAACAACGAAAGACCCCACGAGTCGCTCAACAATCTTCCGCCAACCCACTTCCTGTTGAAATATGGAAAACTCCATCCCCACCCACGGGGCTATACCGAGTTTCCCACATTTCAACAGGACATTAACACAGACAACTTTTTATATATTTGAGTGTAGCTGAAATAGGGAAGCCTTCAA
This DNA window, taken from Bacteroidota bacterium, encodes the following:
- a CDS encoding IS3 family transposase produces the protein MDYARSRYKDLSLRQACRIFNISSSVYCYHPLKRADDSAVYDRLVGMAEKWPTWGFWKLNHRLRLEGSKLNHKRVYRLYKEARLHLRRRTHKRVPARIKQPLLQPLVPNLNWSMDFMRDTLWIGKPFRTFNIIDDFNREALNITISKSITSERVVKELTELTQWRGLPSSIRVDNGPEFIAQALKEWCEHPSRNIELIFIEKGKPSQNGYIERLNKTFREDILDSYQFEEVSQAQAFAYEWMWMYNNERPHESLNNLPPTHFLLKYGKLHPHPRGYTEFPTFQQDINTDNFLYI